In Lycium barbarum isolate Lr01 chromosome 9, ASM1917538v2, whole genome shotgun sequence, the DNA window CTAAACCTTAATGTCAACTAATCGGCCTTGTGTATATGaatacttttcttttttcttaatttgATGCAAGGAAAAATGACAAAGAAAGAGTAATGCCCTAATATAAGACTTGTTAAATTTCAGATTTTTAAAGCAAAGGCGTAGGTACTTGCTGAAAATGCAATCTTCCAATGTCGATAGTGAAAGAAATATTTCACATATGAAAAACTTCTATGCTGAAAGTGAAGTCTCTGAAGAAGAAAGATCCAATAATGGCTGTGATGCAGGGGTAGAAACAGCTCGTCCCGCCTTTACCTCAAAGTTCAATTTGGTAACTTACTAGTGCTAATTTACCTCAAAGATTTAAATATTCTGATTCGCTTCATCAAAAGTAGTATATGTCTAATAATGGTTCACGGTacagggatgtgaagtaagaaatGAGGAAGTTGCAACAAGTAGGGACGTGTTGAAATTGGAGTGTATGCCAAAGAAATACCTGATTGATGACAACAATAGAGTTGGAAAGAAGAAACTCGATTGGCATGCTCAAGTGACTTTAAAGGTCTAAAATTCTGATACATCTTTCTTTTAAGAGAGTAATCTCCATAAGATATTGGACAATTCATTCTTCATCTCATTGATATCTTATTTTCGATTTGCTTTTCCCTTTCCTTGTTTGTTGCCTTGGTGAAACACTTTAACTTGGAGTTTGCAATATCTGAAGggtgtacatttttttttttggggggcatAATTTATCATGTATTATTAAGGTGCTTATAATTTGCACTTCTGTAGTTCTATGATAGTGGAATGTATTTTCAAGTGTTTACAATGTGATGTGGTACCTTTGCTCCATATGTAGAGGCGGACTTCGAATTTTTATTAATAAGACTCCAAAGTACTAAAGTGGAGCTAATTGGATTAGATGGCAAAATCTTACAAATTATTTGAAGCTCCTCAACCATTACTCCTGGAACATTACTTGTGTGGAGGGGATTTACTAACATGCATGCATATGTTAGTTTCTGGGAGTGTTGTATCCATATTTCCGGATTACAAGTCGCTGATTAACCTTGATGTGTTGTTTGTGTGCTTCTTAACTATCTTTTGATAGAAATAATCTTCCTCATTGTGTGATCGATCGGGGCAGTTGCAAATGGCAGATGGTTTTTTAGCTATCATATTTCCTCATATGCTTTATTCGTTTTTCCAACTCTTAAAAACACTAGTTTGATTGGCATAGAGTGATAAGAGTAGGGTTGACTCACACCTAAGGGTGTGGACAAGTGGTAAATGACATGGGTGCAAACCTTGGTGATCAGGGTTCAAATCCCAACGGAGACGAGAAAGTAATAAAAGGAGAGGGAAGAAAAGTCTTGAATATCTTCCTTCTTGTATCATCCCAAAATAGATTAGCTTACCTTGTATGGAAACTTTTTCCTCATATTATTACCTATCAAAAGAGGGTCGAAGTTCCAATTTCAGGTAAGTGAGCATCATTTAGTACCTCGCTACTTGTATGATTTTGTCTAGTCTTAC includes these proteins:
- the LOC132609422 gene encoding uncharacterized protein LOC132609422 gives rise to the protein MKRSIEGINGINFVDEEESKVKLKQKNMLNELLELQKDFVSKKRKLQAAKQRRDNILGEIIFLKQRRRYLLKMQSSNVDSERNISHMKNFYAESEVSEEERSNNGCDAGVETARPAFTSKFNLGCEVRNEEVATSRDVLKLECMPKKYLIDDNNRVGKKKLDWHAQVTLKV